A genomic segment from Gavia stellata isolate bGavSte3 chromosome 4, bGavSte3.hap2, whole genome shotgun sequence encodes:
- the TOB2 gene encoding protein Tob2 — MHLEIKVALNFIISYLYNKLPRRRADLFGEELERLLKKKYEGHWYPEKPLKGSGYRCVHIGETVDPVVELAAKRSGLAVEDVRANVPEELSVWIDPFEVSYQIGEKGSVKVLYLDDSEGCSAVELDKEIKSSFNPDAQVFVPIGSQDNSLSNSPSPSFGQSPSPTFIPRSAQPITFTTATFAATKFGSTKMKKGGGAGGGGGGAGAGQQPRMVRSPTTNLLKHKGLSLSMHSLNFVGSTGSQAPQSQLSPNAKEFVYSGGSPGASSLFFDGVASESQASSIPPASQFNTGTGGTFDMAQVFGGSTNSLFLEKSPFVEGLSYNLNAMQYPSQSFQPVVLAN; from the coding sequence ATGCATCTGGAGATCAAAGTTGCTCTTAACTTCATCATCTCATACCTGTACAACAAGCTTCCTCGGAGGCGGGCAGACCTGTTTGGTGAGGAGCTAGAGCGcctgctgaagaagaaatatgagGGTCACTGGTACCCAGAGAAGCCTCTGAAGGGATCTGGCTATCGCTGCGTTCATATAGGGGAGACGGTGGATCCGGTGGTGGAGCTGGCGGCCAAGCGGAGCGGGCTGGCTGTGGAGGATGTGCGTGCCAACGTGCCAGAAGAGCTGAGTGTCTGGATTGATCCTTTTGAGGTTTCCTACCAGATCGGCGAGAAAGGCTCTGTTAAGGTCCTCTACCTAGATGACAGCGAGGGCTGCAGTGCCGTGGAGCTGGACAAAGAAATCAAGAGCAGCTTCAACCCCGATGCCCAGGTATTTGTCCCCATTGGCAGCCAGGACAACTCGCTGTCCAACTCTCCGTCCCCCTCCTTCGGCCAGTCACCTAGCCCCACCTTCATCCCTCGCTCTGCCCAGCCCATCACTTTCACCACTGCCACCTTTGCTGCCACAAAGTTCGGCTCTACGAAGATGAAGAAGGGTGGAGGAGCcggaggagggggtggtggagcaggggctgggcagcagccaaGGATGGTCAGGTCTCCCACCACCAACCTGCTGAAGCACAAGGGCCTCTCCCTGTCTATGCACTCTCTGAACTTCGTCGGGAGCACTGGGAGCCAAGCCCCACAGTCACAGCTCTCCCCCAACGCCAAGGAGTTTGTTTACAGCGGCGGGTCGCCGGGAGCCAGCAGTCTCTTCTTTGATGGTGTTGCCAGTGAGAGCCAGGCCAGCAGCATTCCACCGGCATCGCAGTTCAACACCGGCACAGGTGGTACCTTTGATATGGCTCAGGTCTTCGGTGGCAGCACCAACAGCCTCTTTCTGGAGAAGTCTCCCTTTGTGGAAGGACTCAGCTACAACCTGAATGCCATGCAGTATCCCAGCCAGTCGTTCCAGCCTGTTGTCCTGGCCAACTGA